The nucleotide sequence ATTGTTTCTAACCTTCCTTTGATAAGATTATGGACATTCACATCGCCATGCATGATTTTGAAGAGTGAATATTGTGCTAAAGGAACACAGTCCATTTACCTTTTCTGATACTTTGCCCTTCGAGGAAGAAGTTCTGTTTATTTTTGTCAATATGTTTCTCTCTGCCAATGCACTGATATTTCCTTTGCAAAGATTCCATGGTAAAAATTGCATCCTTGTCTGAAgttattttctaagaaatttccAAGTGCAACTTTATCATTATAAGAATTCAAATGCTACATATGTGAAGACAAATTTGCCTTTGTGAGCAGGACCAATGTTTATGTCAATCCTCCAGTTGCCCCACCCCTAATCGGTGGGTATGGGTATGGCTTCGGTGTACCGTATTATGGAGGGTGGGGTTGGTCACCGTTTTCATTCTTCGCCCCAGGTCCTGGTGTTGCCATTGGCGTTGGGGGTGGATTCGACACCTTGGTTCTGTTCTTATTTCTTGGGGCTGTTGCAGCTGTCATCAGGAGATTCTTTGGATctagggaagaagaagatgattaCTAATGTAAATTAGAGCTGTTTATACATGTTCCTACAGAAGCAGCCTTACTGTTCTTGGGGAGGCTGTTGAACATCCTCAGCTAGCTGTAGTAAGAAGGTTAAAAAATATCATAGTTCAAACTTAGTGTGGAAATGTGTAACCATCTAGATACAGGCACCTGATTAAGTGCGCATATATATATGGCCTGAGAATTGGAGTGCGTCTCTGTAATTTGCTCATCTTGAGATAGCAATGTTCATAATGATACCCAAATCACGAGGGCCTTGACCTGAATGAGATACTCTTCTGGCTTTGTATCAAaactttttaactctttttcaGAATTAGATTCATTTAGTTCGCAACCTTGTATTTTCCCTTGGAAGCATCGGTTGCAGTGTTTCATATGTTCAACAACCCACTTGTGTAAAAACAGATGCCTTTCCATAACCAAACTCAACCAAAGGATGGAATTACGTAGATATTATTATTGCAGCTACGTGACATcaaataataaatgtttttaacttttagtctaaattatttattatgggTACGTAGCAGTAGTTTTGTTCTATTGTTTTAGTTGATCGCAGCACAATTACGCCGGATCTCCCCTTCATTTCCAGTTTTCACACCAACTCTACCAAGCTTGGTGATGGCAGCCACGAATGCCTCGTTGAAAGCCGCATTATTGGAGGCGAATAGGTCGACGGTGGCCCGAGATCGGGCGTCATTAAACAGGATCTGATCGGAAATGAACAAGCCCTTTGATTGTCGAAGGTTCTTGAAATAGGCATTGTCGAAAGTTCGGGGACTAGTGGGGTCCATGCCAACGGCAATGTTGGGGTCAACGTTAATAGGACACATTGTCCGGAGCTGAAAGGCGTAGCTTCTGTCGAGCGTCGGGTCGATCGGATTTTCGGGGCTGAAGTTGTAAATGCGCTTTGAGAAGGCTTTGCAATGAGAGAAACCGATCGTATGTGCCCCTGCAATTAGTTAACGATTATAATTTCTGTTAATTTTATCTGAATTTTCACTAAATTTgtagtttaatttaatatactataCTGTACTGGGTATTTTTGCTTTTACCCAAATAAACTAAGTTGatcaaaatatatgattatTTCCAAAAAAAAGAGAGCAAAAAACCCTACTAAACTTAGATTAGTTATGAAATTACCATTAAAATAAGTGAAAGTTGGTtgaattaagaaatttaattaccTGAAAGAGCAACCATGTCAGTCTGGGTGAGGCCATGAGAAGTGAACATGGTATTGAGCTTATCTAAACTGAAGTCTGGATGTGGAAGACTATGCTGAACGCCGGCTATGGTAGATATCCGCCCATCGCGTCTTCCCAATTCCACTGCATACGATGGCCCCCCACTCTGCATAAAGAATATataccccatatatatatatacatattaattaatataatatgagAGATCGATGagttaaaatttaagaaaccCACCCACTTAATCACATAATTAGTtggattaataataattatacgTAAATACCAGGGCTACGACATCGCGGGTAGCCAAAGCCAATATATCTGCGCAAGAGACTTTGTTTCTGCAATTAGGGTCGCTGTCAACAGCCGCCTTGGCTTTGATCACAGTGTCGAATGCATCTCCGGCCAGTGAAAGATCATCCGGATGATCCTTCTCAGCTTTGCCACTCGGCGAGAACAGCAGCACAGAAGCATCGCAAccctatattatatatataaagcaaatTAGTTAATCATGGCAAGGGATCGGAGTCACTTAAAAACTTTTGGAATCGGAATTCCAGCCAAGTGTTGTGCTTACTCGGACGAAGCAGTCGTGGAAGAAGAGCCGGAGAGTTCCCGACGCGGTGGCGAAGGTCTGCTGGAACTTATTCGCGACGGCGGAGCGGACGAGAGATTCGACGTTGGGGCAGGTGTCCTTGTAGAAATCAGTCCTGAGTTGAGAATTTGCGGTGGCGAGCAGAGAAAGAAACAAGAGACAGGCAAGGAGGAGGAGTACTAGTGTTGTTCTACGAGTTCCTTCCATTGTAGCTGGCTGTGTTTGGTCAGGGCATCAGCTTTGGCCGGCATGTGCATGGAGTTGGAGGCCATGCAATAGGCTATATTTAAAGTGAAATGAGGAAACAGAGTTGGTAGGGAGTGCGCATTTTATATATCTGAATTATGCGTTGAAAATGAACTGTACATGTGATGAGAGGGAATCAAACGACTAGGCAACTACATGGGGCTAAAAGTGATGACATGTgtatttttgattttataacgCTCAAGGCAAGAAGCTTAACATTACTTCAAATGGATCTCATCAAATGACACTTTTTTAATGCTTTGGATAcccaattaatttaaaacatttACGATGattgtttattttgatttgattggttttattattttttgttttgagtaaAGAACTCGGTTCGgctgtttttttaatttatttatttaagtaacatttgttgaaataagaaagataagattatattaaaataaagttaaaatattttttaaattaaaatatgaaattcaattaaCAAACTCTTAgaagaaaaagggagaaaaaaaaaaaaagggggttaTTGACGGTGGTGAGAAGAGAGCAGTCGATCACATGGCATTGCCGCGCCGGCGGGCTCAGGCTGTCAGGCAACCATCTTACCTACTGAATTAACATATTAATTTCCACTAAAGAGTGTTCAACTTTGCAATGGGATGTTACTAGTCAGcgtaaattacaaaaacaaaaagcgAGGATGATGGAATAACATACAGTACAGTTCTTGACATCCTCCCTCTCCACTCCTCACCTCACCGGGCTTCAGCTTTGTGGGATTTTCTACTGCAGCGGACTCCACACACACCATCCGATTGTACTCATCTTTCCCAAAATCAGCCATGGCCTTTGACTTCTTATCCCAGGGATTCCACACACCACTGCAGATCAGACAAGCTAGGTTAAAGTTATTAACCAtaactatattattatatatatattgtagtaacaacaataataatcatATGCCTTAATTGCATTGGGTCTGGGTGGTGAGGTCAGGTCGGCCACATAAACTCAGACCTCCACTTGTCATGTGTCCTCCTCTATAAAGCCATTCTCACCTGCATCCAGGGGTCCATCGTTGCGAATAGCATAAATCTGTCTTTTCGAATGATCCAATATTGCTGTCTTTGCAGGGCTGCTAAGGTATATTTTGTCCACCTGCATGATTGCATTCAAATATAGATTATATATGACAAGCATATATAAACCATATTTAATAAGGACATAGACTTATATCTTAATCAGGGGCAGAGTTAGGATTTTATAATTGGGGGGCTTTAAAAAAATTTTCCAAACCCTAGTGACTTGCTATTATCACATGGGCTTGGTTTTCCTTAGGTCTTCTTAAAAATAAGGCTAAAATGTTAGgttgtttaaaagaaaaaagtttgCAGCAAAGGGAGCAATAGATTTGGGGTTGGGTTTGGGGCGGGGCGGAGGAGActtggaaaaattttatttttttttaggctaaaaagtctattttttaaaaaattccccCCCGGGTAGATATGCCCCTGATCTTAATCCTACCTTGACAGATCCATGCTCCAAGAAGTCGTATCCAATAATCCATTTTAAGGAGCTTAAGTTCTAAATTAAATAATCTTACATTGACTGAATTTCTCATCTTTCACTCCTCATAACTGATTTACCATCTTAAATGATGAATTTTATATTGAATCCTAGAAGATAATAATAAAGAGGGATTTGGATCAAGATCAAGATCTTTCGTAACGTAACCGACGatcaattttaagtttttatcattcaaatataaacaagaaaacgagaaaaatcaaatcgagtataagatcttatcaagacaatttaatcttgaaaacaaaaatttacgCACAATcagtgaaattaaattttacaaatcaAGTGAGAGATTGTTGTAAGAAAATCTAgtttatacattatatatatatgtatatatagagagagagagagagagtatagTTCAACAGATCAGTCTTGATCAAGCCATAATTCTGTCTCTCTTTAGACGATAAAGAGATAATGTGTATTCGCTTGCTCTTTCTCTGTAGTAACCTCATGagtttcttcttcacctttcaCTTCTGAAGTCACCCCTCTATATATCTCCCTTTTATATACCATAATAATTTGAATTTGCCCAGAACACAAAACTGTAATTAATGTTGTTACGTACAGTAGTCGTAACTGCTTCAATATACTTATTCCTTCCCATGCACGCACCATTCACGACGTCGTCTTTACTGATTTTAT is from Diospyros lotus cultivar Yz01 chromosome 2, ASM1463336v1, whole genome shotgun sequence and encodes:
- the LOC127794546 gene encoding peroxidase 16, translated to MEGTRRTTLVLLLLACLLFLSLLATANSQLRTDFYKDTCPNVESLVRSAVANKFQQTFATASGTLRLFFHDCFVRGCDASVLLFSPSGKAEKDHPDDLSLAGDAFDTVIKAKAAVDSDPNCRNKVSCADILALATRDVVALSGGPSYAVELGRRDGRISTIAGVQHSLPHPDFSLDKLNTMFTSHGLTQTDMVALSGAHTIGFSHCKAFSKRIYNFSPENPIDPTLDRSYAFQLRTMCPINVDPNIAVGMDPTSPRTFDNAYFKNLRQSKGLFISDQILFNDARSRATVDLFASNNAAFNEAFVAAITKLGRVGVKTGNEGEIRRNCAAIN